The following coding sequences lie in one Spinacia oleracea cultivar Varoflay chromosome 1, BTI_SOV_V1, whole genome shotgun sequence genomic window:
- the LOC110793956 gene encoding DNA damage-inducible protein 1-like translates to MYHNLTETPKETEEEACSEDDEPRRMSSVCMMFAMGKEAPKTREESTNMMYVDLVVNGRNARAMVDTDASYNFVSEKEARRLGFLLKKGGGSMKSVNSKAKPILGVAEQVEAKLGDWEGKINFTAVNMDDFNLVLGLEFLRASKAVVMPHLNSLLVAGGEGCLVRSTGTPTKTKEKG, encoded by the coding sequence atgtatcataacctaacagaaaccCCAAAAGAGACAGAAGAGGAAGCATGCAGTGAGGACGATGAACCCCGTAGAATGAGTTCCGTCTGCATGATGTTTGCAATGGGGAAAGAGGCCCCAAAGACAAGAGAGGAATCCACAAACATGATGTACGTGGACCTCGTGGTAAACGGGAGGAATGCTCGAGCTATGGTAGACACCGACGCCTCTTACAACTTTGTGTCTGAAAAAGAAGCCCGAAGATTGGGGTTTTTACTCAAGAAAGGAGGCGGTAGCATGAAATCCGTCAACTCCAAAGCCAAACCGATTCTCGGTGTGGCAGAACAGGTGGAAGCAAAGTTGGGAGACTGGGAAGGAAAAATAAACTTCACTGCCGTCAACATGGACGACTTCAACCTTGTACTTGGATTGGAGTTCCTCCGCGCTAGCAAAGCAGTTGTGATGCCTCACTTGAATTCCTTGCTTGTAGCAGGTGGAGAAGGTTGCCTAGTTCGAAGTACAGGTACTCCcacaaaaacaaaagagaagggtTGA